A window of Nitrososphaerales archaeon contains these coding sequences:
- a CDS encoding NAD(P)H-hydrate epimerase, whose protein sequence is MIVQESMKTLGGLVYVTSEEMRRIDEAAIEEYSVDVLSLMENAGAATAEMARRMLGGGLAGKRVACIVGKGNNGGDGLVAARHLHNWGAKVSVVLSGVRADLGELPARQLQAVEKMGLSVVEGGGDLGSFDLLVDALLGYNAKGDPREPMAGLIRRANGSGIQILGLDIPSGLDPTSGLPNNPCIEAKATLTLGFPKTGFLNPASRRYVGELYLGDVSIPRELYRKYSQSTPPFESGAIVRVQLPP, encoded by the coding sequence TTGATTGTACAGGAAAGCATGAAGACGCTCGGCGGCCTGGTCTACGTGACCTCTGAGGAGATGAGGAGGATCGACGAGGCAGCGATAGAGGAGTATTCGGTCGACGTGCTCTCACTGATGGAGAACGCAGGAGCTGCGACTGCGGAGATGGCAAGGCGGATGCTCGGCGGTGGCCTCGCGGGGAAGCGCGTGGCCTGCATCGTCGGCAAGGGGAACAACGGGGGCGACGGGCTGGTCGCTGCAAGGCACCTCCACAACTGGGGGGCTAAGGTGAGCGTTGTCCTGAGCGGCGTGCGGGCGGATCTGGGCGAGCTACCCGCAAGACAGCTTCAGGCTGTGGAGAAGATGGGTTTGTCCGTCGTCGAAGGCGGCGGGGACCTCGGGAGCTTCGACCTCCTCGTCGACGCTCTTCTCGGCTACAACGCCAAGGGGGACCCCAGGGAACCCATGGCTGGCCTGATCCGACGGGCGAACGGGTCGGGCATTCAGATCCTCGGCCTTGACATCCCTTCGGGGCTCGACCCGACAAGCGGCTTGCCGAACAACCCGTGCATAGAGGCGAAGGCGACGCTCACCCTCGGGTTCCCGAAGACCGGCTTCCTGAACCCTGCATCGCGGCGTTACGTGGGTGAGCTCTATCTCGGCGACGTCTCGATACCCAGGGAGTTATACAGAAAGTACTCGCAGTCTACTCCGCCGTTCGAGAGCGGCGCAATCGTGAGGGTCCAGCTTCCGCCTTGA
- a CDS encoding arginine decarboxylase, pyruvoyl-dependent, whose amino-acid sequence MIPRSFFLTKGVGKHKENLSSFEIALRDARISGFNLVTVSSIIPPGCKQVPREQGIELLKPGEIVFLVLARNSTNEPRRLLASSIGVAIPSNPSDYGYLSEWHGFGVTEEEAGEYSEDLAAQMLASTLGLDFDLNTSWDDREQVFKSSGKIIKTANITQSAVAQKGQWTTVVAGAIFIP is encoded by the coding sequence TTGATTCCGCGTTCCTTCTTCCTCACCAAAGGCGTGGGAAAGCACAAGGAGAATCTCTCTTCGTTTGAGATTGCCTTGCGCGACGCGCGCATCAGCGGGTTCAACCTCGTAACTGTCTCTAGCATCATCCCTCCGGGGTGCAAACAAGTCCCGAGAGAGCAGGGGATAGAGTTGCTCAAGCCGGGCGAGATTGTCTTCCTCGTCCTCGCAAGGAACTCAACCAACGAGCCCCGCAGGCTGCTGGCGTCATCCATCGGAGTGGCAATCCCTTCGAACCCCTCTGATTACGGTTACCTTTCGGAGTGGCACGGGTTTGGTGTAACCGAGGAAGAGGCCGGAGAATACAGCGAGGACTTGGCGGCCCAGATGCTCGCTTCGACATTGGGATTAGACTTCGATTTGAATACCTCGTGGGATGACCGCGAGCAAGTCTTCAAATCCTCCGGGAAGATCATCAAGACAGCCAACATAACCCAAAGCGCGGTAGCGCAGAAGGGTCAATGGACAACAGTGGTCGCGGGAGCGATCTTCATTCCGTAG
- a CDS encoding pyruvoyl-dependent arginine decarboxylase, with protein sequence MSHSLCRLYPYSCLSLTTHNRILEHHSFGQTDEAAGDYAEDMAATMLATTMGITFDPSTAWDERKQLFQASGLMIKTTDITQSATGDKAGIWTSVVASAVFLP encoded by the coding sequence ATGTCCCACAGTCTTTGCAGACTCTATCCGTACTCGTGTCTCTCGCTTACGACCCACAATCGGATATTAGAGCACCACTCGTTCGGGCAGACGGACGAAGCGGCGGGGGACTACGCGGAGGACATGGCTGCCACTATGCTGGCGACCACCATGGGTATCACCTTCGACCCGTCGACTGCGTGGGACGAGAGGAAGCAGCTCTTTCAGGCGAGCGGGCTCATGATCAAGACGACGGACATCACGCAGTCAGCGACGGGCGACAAGGCGGGCATCTGGACCTCTGTCGTCGCCTCTGCTGTGTTCCTACCCTAG
- a CDS encoding amino acid permease, which translates to MPDDRQKDGPTGLRKVITLRHAVAIYVSSVLGAGILVIPGLAARTAGPASLLAWALLSLASYPFAYTFATLSARRPDSGGVYSFARESFGPGVSTMTAWLFVAWVVMGAPAITLAAGSYLAFAFPMPREWVFAAAAIILLMAYAVNLFGIRLSGRVQVAMVTTIVLMLAFAVAASIPRIEAKNFVPVLPNGLASVGVASALIVWSYLGYENVSNVAEEFENPKRDFGRSVTFSVLLIGALYLAVAFAIVGTGAYTAGGGVTPFAELMSNVFGSYGGLAVSLLAVVVIFSTVNAYTVGMARVVYAAARDGSLPGALATVDPRTGVPRRALAALLAMIVLSLAVFYFMRFDIQSAFLATSGAAVLVYVVGSAAGIKLLKERGAKRVLPWVSLAVSIALLPFIGTLLAASAAVAS; encoded by the coding sequence ATGCCTGACGACCGCCAAAAGGACGGCCCCACAGGTCTGCGCAAAGTAATCACGCTGCGACACGCCGTCGCAATCTACGTAAGCTCCGTCCTCGGGGCAGGCATACTCGTCATTCCCGGGCTGGCCGCCCGGACAGCGGGCCCGGCCTCGCTGCTCGCCTGGGCCCTCCTCTCGCTCGCGAGCTACCCGTTCGCATACACCTTCGCCACTCTGTCGGCTCGCAGGCCCGACTCGGGAGGAGTCTACTCCTTCGCAAGAGAGAGCTTCGGGCCCGGGGTGAGCACGATGACGGCGTGGCTCTTCGTGGCCTGGGTGGTCATGGGGGCGCCGGCAATCACTCTGGCGGCGGGCTCATACCTCGCGTTCGCTTTTCCGATGCCCAGGGAGTGGGTCTTCGCGGCAGCGGCCATCATCCTGTTGATGGCCTACGCGGTCAACCTCTTCGGTATCAGGCTGAGCGGAAGGGTCCAGGTGGCGATGGTTACGACGATCGTCTTGATGCTGGCGTTCGCGGTCGCAGCGTCGATCCCGAGAATCGAAGCGAAGAACTTCGTCCCGGTACTGCCGAACGGCTTGGCCTCCGTTGGTGTTGCTTCCGCCCTGATAGTCTGGTCCTACTTGGGCTACGAAAACGTGTCAAATGTGGCTGAAGAGTTCGAGAACCCGAAGCGGGACTTCGGAAGGAGCGTGACCTTCAGTGTGTTGTTGATAGGCGCGCTCTACTTGGCTGTCGCGTTTGCCATAGTGGGTACTGGAGCTTACACTGCGGGCGGAGGGGTGACGCCGTTCGCTGAATTGATGTCGAACGTCTTCGGCTCCTACGGGGGGCTGGCTGTGTCGCTCCTCGCGGTTGTCGTCATCTTCAGTACGGTGAACGCGTACACGGTTGGGATGGCAAGGGTCGTCTACGCGGCTGCGAGGGACGGCAGCCTCCCAGGGGCTCTCGCAACGGTGGACCCGAGGACGGGTGTACCTCGTCGGGCCCTCGCAGCCCTCCTTGCGATGATCGTCCTCAGCCTGGCCGTGTTCTACTTCATGCGCTTCGACATCCAATCTGCTTTCCTGGCGACGAGCGGGGCTGCTGTGCTGGTGTACGTGGTGGGATCGGCAGCGGGGATCAAGCTGCTGAAGGAAAGGGGAGCCAAGAGGGTCTTGCCCTGGGTCTCGCTGGCGGTCTCAATCGCGCTCCTGCCATTCATAGGAACGTTGCTCGCTGCAAGCGCTGCTGTTGCGTCATAG
- a CDS encoding DUF1684 domain-containing protein, translating to MKPEDVETWRRALLRFRERKDEFFRSDHDSPLGHDGQGMFAGLKYFEPDPDFRLEAKLQRYPSPDSVIMATSKGTRQLFNKVGYFELSIDGQQVKLQAYQSAEREDANIFIPFRDATSGRDSYGAARYLDLQVEHDDQYAVDFNYAYNPYCAYSEDYICPLPPQENWLKVSIRAGEKKYHD from the coding sequence ATGAAGCCGGAGGACGTCGAGACTTGGAGACGGGCGCTGCTCAGGTTCAGGGAGCGGAAGGACGAGTTCTTCAGGAGCGACCACGACTCACCGCTGGGCCACGACGGCCAGGGGATGTTCGCAGGCCTGAAGTACTTCGAACCTGACCCAGATTTCAGGCTCGAGGCGAAGCTGCAAAGGTACCCCAGCCCCGACAGCGTGATCATGGCCACCAGCAAGGGCACCCGCCAGCTCTTCAACAAAGTCGGCTACTTCGAACTGTCCATTGACGGCCAGCAAGTGAAACTCCAAGCCTACCAGTCGGCCGAAAGGGAAGACGCGAACATCTTCATTCCCTTCAGGGACGCCACCTCCGGGAGGGATAGCTACGGAGCTGCGCGGTACCTCGACCTCCAAGTTGAGCACGATGACCAGTACGCGGTCGACTTCAACTACGCCTACAACCCCTACTGCGCCTACAGCGAGGACTACATCTGCCCCCTTCCGCCGCAGGAGAACTGGCTCAAGGTGTCGATCCGAGCGGGCGAGAAGAAGTACCACGACTAG
- a CDS encoding PPOX class F420-dependent oxidoreductase, producing MTSIEQFSGRRYINLESYKKNGEPKLTPVQSLEHDGLIYMRTDPTTWKVKRIRRNSHVRVVPSSMNGKPIGTWVEGEARMLEGEERDQMLNVFRKEYGGIGFSMMGFVGRLRGERMTAIISIKL from the coding sequence TTGACTTCAATCGAGCAGTTCTCCGGCCGGAGATACATCAACCTAGAATCATACAAGAAGAATGGGGAGCCGAAACTGACTCCTGTCCAGTCATTGGAGCATGACGGCCTGATCTACATGCGCACCGACCCCACGACGTGGAAGGTCAAGCGGATTCGGAGGAACTCCCACGTCCGAGTTGTACCATCCAGCATGAATGGGAAGCCGATTGGGACATGGGTCGAAGGGGAGGCGCGTATGCTGGAGGGAGAAGAAAGGGATCAGATGCTGAATGTCTTCAGAAAGGAATACGGAGGAATCGGATTCTCAATGATGGGTTTTGTCGGCCGGCTGAGAGGAGAACGAATGACAGCCATCATTTCAATCAAGCTCTGA